The following proteins come from a genomic window of Pyxidicoccus sp. MSG2:
- a CDS encoding baseplate J/gp47 family protein codes for MSLTPLDTSFSAIVDRLLGNLGPGIDKNAGSMARTLAESYGREMATFYAMLELAHRSGYLDTAEGAALDNVVAVLGISRARAGRLTGDVEFSRNSPAPEDIGIPAGRQVTGVLAENEPLPLFETMEDAVLRRGETRVVIPMQEVQDDSDASKNAPPTIDPGKLNVMPRPVLGIEAVTNRAPIRRTGQDETDASLRARARTALRDGEMGTLEAIAAAVRQQGVQQVTVREPPDAPPGVIEVLVGDPDFEHQPDGVQRVERAIRDSKAAGIRVRLSYARTLYLRPGFQVEPVDPDLDEAAFDRLRRELQQALVRFVESVPAGELLSRRKLEAVLFSNPAVRHVSDITVRTYVWDTQQKVLVDGPRRELGPDWKFKPDEKPTLDVAKMPPDISRSRALVYRLELVVSLPSSDRRTPEQVRQSLRGAVEMYSARIAADAQATKKPQAELAWDALRAALSKESGVQELLSATLTTDSGLSLSLEKTGTLSTRPVPLSIQLALGNVELVGLG; via the coding sequence TTGAGCCTCACGCCGCTCGACACCTCCTTCAGCGCCATTGTCGACCGGCTGCTCGGGAACCTCGGGCCGGGCATCGACAAGAACGCGGGCAGCATGGCCCGCACGCTGGCGGAGTCCTACGGCCGGGAGATGGCCACCTTCTACGCCATGCTCGAGCTGGCGCACCGCTCGGGCTACCTCGACACGGCCGAGGGCGCGGCGCTGGACAACGTGGTGGCCGTGCTGGGCATCTCGCGCGCCCGCGCGGGCCGGCTCACCGGCGACGTGGAGTTCAGCCGCAACTCGCCCGCTCCGGAGGACATCGGCATCCCCGCGGGTCGCCAGGTGACGGGCGTGCTCGCGGAGAACGAGCCCTTGCCCCTCTTCGAGACGATGGAGGACGCGGTGCTCCGCCGGGGGGAGACCCGGGTCGTCATCCCCATGCAGGAGGTGCAGGACGACTCGGACGCCTCCAAGAACGCGCCCCCCACCATCGACCCCGGCAAGCTCAACGTGATGCCCCGCCCCGTGCTCGGCATCGAGGCCGTCACCAACCGGGCCCCCATCCGCCGCACCGGCCAGGACGAGACGGACGCGAGCCTGCGCGCGCGGGCCCGCACCGCCCTGCGGGATGGGGAGATGGGCACGCTCGAGGCCATCGCCGCCGCCGTGCGCCAGCAGGGTGTTCAGCAGGTCACCGTGCGCGAGCCCCCGGATGCGCCTCCGGGGGTCATCGAGGTGCTGGTGGGAGACCCCGACTTCGAGCATCAGCCGGACGGCGTGCAGCGGGTGGAGCGGGCCATCCGCGACTCCAAGGCCGCCGGCATCCGCGTCCGGCTCAGCTACGCGCGCACCCTCTATCTGCGGCCCGGCTTCCAGGTGGAGCCCGTGGACCCGGACCTCGACGAGGCCGCGTTCGACCGGCTCCGCCGCGAGCTCCAGCAGGCCCTGGTCCGCTTCGTCGAGAGCGTGCCCGCGGGTGAGCTGCTGAGCCGCCGCAAGCTCGAGGCCGTCCTCTTCTCCAACCCGGCCGTGCGCCACGTCAGCGACATCACCGTGCGCACCTACGTCTGGGACACCCAGCAGAAGGTGCTCGTGGATGGGCCGCGCCGGGAGCTCGGGCCCGACTGGAAGTTCAAGCCCGACGAGAAGCCGACGCTCGACGTCGCGAAGATGCCGCCCGACATCTCCCGCTCGCGAGCGCTCGTCTACCGCCTGGAGCTGGTCGTGTCGCTCCCGAGCTCGGACCGGCGCACGCCCGAGCAGGTGCGCCAGTCGCTCCGCGGCGCGGTGGAGATGTACTCGGCACGCATCGCCGCGGATGCGCAGGCGACGAAGAAGCCCCAGGCGGAGCTCGCCTGGGACGCGCTCCGCGCGGCGCTGAGCAAGGAGTCCGGCGTCCAGGAGTTGCTGTCCGCGACGCTCACCACGGACAGCGGGCTCTCCCTCTCCCTGGAGAAGACCGGAACCCTGTCCACCCGCCCCGTGCCCCTGAGCATCCAGCTGGCGCTCGGTAACGTGGAACTGGTGGGGCTCGGATGA
- a CDS encoding DUF2634 domain-containing protein, whose translation MADELRTDLRLAFKDTGEVDLDWSTDAGGARTVSGKDNLVQALTLRLMIYRGHLEQLGHVRYGSKVAELIGEPLDRQNLDLLRRYVRQAIKEDPRVEDVTSLTVSARPDLPGAVDVRASILATTGDEVELGLALDLG comes from the coding sequence ATGGCCGACGAGCTGAGGACGGATTTGCGGCTCGCCTTCAAGGACACCGGCGAGGTGGACCTCGACTGGTCCACCGACGCGGGCGGCGCCAGGACGGTGAGTGGCAAGGACAACCTCGTCCAGGCCCTCACGCTGCGGCTGATGATCTACCGGGGGCACCTGGAGCAGCTCGGCCATGTGCGCTACGGCAGCAAGGTGGCGGAGCTCATCGGCGAGCCGTTGGACCGCCAGAACCTGGACCTGCTGCGCCGCTACGTGCGTCAGGCCATCAAGGAAGACCCCCGCGTCGAGGACGTGACGAGCCTGACGGTCAGCGCCCGTCCCGACCTGCCCGGAGCGGTGGATGTCCGGGCCAGCATCCTCGCCACCACGGGAGACGAGGTGGAGCTCGGGCTGGCGCTCGACCTGGGGTGA
- a CDS encoding phage baseplate assembly protein V — protein sequence MSDLMAVMRAIIRDELASLRLGDIGVVTSAFPHAEGDAHNHECNVKLREGGLELRRVPITTPHVGMVSAPRVGDLVLISYVGGDSNRPIVVGRLYSDETNPPEHAEDEWRVVSPPGGKTSIAIDKDQSVVITAGETVVTVKQDDTISIVGKKDLSIEVDGNVQLKCKDATVDASGNIDLGTGGTGVITEGSHKCYFTGAPLKGSQKVKAKG from the coding sequence ATGAGCGACCTCATGGCCGTGATGCGGGCCATCATCCGCGACGAGCTCGCCTCGCTGCGCCTGGGCGACATCGGCGTGGTGACGAGCGCCTTCCCCCACGCCGAGGGAGACGCGCACAACCACGAGTGCAACGTGAAGTTGCGCGAGGGAGGGCTGGAACTGCGGCGCGTGCCCATCACCACCCCGCACGTGGGCATGGTGAGCGCGCCGCGCGTGGGCGACCTGGTCCTCATCTCCTACGTCGGGGGGGACTCCAACCGCCCCATCGTGGTGGGACGGCTCTACTCGGACGAGACCAACCCGCCCGAGCACGCCGAGGACGAGTGGCGCGTCGTCTCCCCTCCCGGCGGGAAGACGTCCATCGCCATCGACAAGGACCAGTCGGTGGTCATCACCGCCGGCGAGACGGTGGTGACGGTGAAGCAGGACGACACCATCTCCATCGTGGGCAAGAAGGACCTGAGCATCGAGGTCGACGGCAACGTGCAGCTCAAGTGCAAGGACGCCACGGTGGACGCCTCGGGCAACATCGACCTGGGCACGGGCGGCACCGGCGTCATCACCGAGGGAAGCCACAAGTGCTACTTCACCGGGGCCCCACTCAAGGGCTCGCAGAAGGTGAAGGCCAAGGGTTGA
- a CDS encoding phage tail sheath protein — translation MASGLIIPGVQVTVVKEVLPQQLAPSGVLGLIGFTERAEQTEQNTLKVTRAGSWSRYVEVLGRGSAYSLPEARQALDNGVSELVISPLPANAGAIARTALAGDESKAKAFRALLDKAVRDTTAAAEDAKRKRDALKANAGADPVVVKAAEDTYTEAKARLDQATAAQTAGSDITNDKAGLTLMARAPGPWANGLIVRVAYRDNIDQSISFDLQVLRRVAGSEEILEMYRGQTLASFVSTLKGSSFVKVDESKATGWPKAEEYTLGGGQDASAADYTAALERLRDEADVDMVLAAVQDFSDLTKVARVYGAVISHCNAMSDECKGRIGFGQVPKTGAPDTHAQLASNLVSDRFVLVAPNGVVGAVTGVVGNLPYFHSPTFKRLSGLADLPPISTEDQKALLRGNVVPVVLERGRGTIVLRGLTTDGDQINVRRVADRSVRMLKMIGDLFIGLLNNADGRTALKQKLVEALVQMEKDGAIVPSTDGKDPSFKVEVYSSQADFALGIVRVNMAVRPVRAIDYIYATITVQV, via the coding sequence ATGGCCAGTGGCCTCATCATTCCTGGTGTCCAGGTAACGGTGGTCAAGGAAGTGCTGCCCCAGCAGCTTGCGCCGTCCGGAGTGCTGGGGCTCATCGGCTTCACCGAGAGGGCCGAGCAGACCGAGCAGAACACGCTCAAGGTCACCCGGGCGGGGAGCTGGTCCCGCTACGTCGAGGTCCTGGGCCGCGGCAGCGCCTACAGCCTGCCCGAGGCACGGCAGGCGCTCGACAACGGCGTCTCCGAGCTGGTCATCTCGCCGCTCCCCGCGAATGCGGGAGCCATCGCGCGCACGGCCCTCGCCGGAGACGAGAGCAAGGCCAAGGCCTTCCGGGCCCTGCTGGACAAGGCCGTCCGCGACACCACGGCCGCGGCGGAAGACGCCAAGAGGAAGCGGGACGCGCTCAAGGCGAACGCGGGGGCAGACCCCGTGGTGGTCAAGGCCGCGGAAGACACGTACACGGAGGCCAAGGCGCGCCTGGACCAGGCCACCGCCGCCCAGACGGCGGGCTCGGACATCACGAACGACAAGGCCGGACTCACGCTCATGGCGCGCGCGCCGGGGCCTTGGGCCAACGGCCTCATCGTCCGCGTCGCGTACCGGGACAACATCGACCAGTCCATCTCCTTCGACCTGCAGGTGCTGCGCAGGGTCGCGGGCAGCGAGGAGATTCTGGAGATGTACCGCGGCCAGACGCTCGCCTCGTTCGTCTCCACGCTGAAGGGCTCGTCCTTCGTGAAGGTGGATGAGTCGAAGGCCACCGGCTGGCCCAAGGCGGAGGAGTACACCCTCGGGGGCGGGCAGGACGCGAGCGCCGCTGACTACACCGCCGCGCTGGAGCGACTCCGCGACGAGGCGGACGTGGACATGGTGCTCGCCGCCGTCCAGGACTTCTCGGACCTGACGAAGGTGGCCCGCGTCTACGGCGCCGTCATCAGCCACTGCAACGCCATGAGCGACGAGTGCAAGGGCCGCATCGGGTTTGGCCAGGTGCCGAAAACGGGCGCCCCGGACACGCACGCGCAGCTCGCGAGCAACCTGGTGAGCGACCGGTTCGTGCTGGTGGCGCCCAACGGTGTCGTGGGCGCGGTGACGGGAGTGGTGGGCAACCTCCCCTACTTCCACTCGCCCACCTTCAAGCGGCTCTCGGGGCTGGCCGACCTGCCCCCCATCTCCACGGAGGACCAGAAGGCCCTGCTGCGGGGCAACGTGGTCCCCGTGGTGCTGGAGCGTGGACGCGGCACCATCGTGCTCCGGGGGCTCACCACCGACGGAGATCAGATCAACGTCCGGCGCGTGGCGGACCGGTCCGTGCGCATGCTGAAGATGATTGGCGACCTGTTCATCGGCCTGTTGAACAACGCCGACGGACGCACCGCCCTCAAGCAGAAGCTGGTCGAGGCCCTGGTGCAGATGGAGAAGGACGGGGCCATCGTCCCGTCCACGGACGGCAAGGACCCTTCCTTCAAGGTGGAGGTCTACTCCTCGCAGGCCGACTTCGCACTGGGCATCGTCCGCGTGAACATGGCCGTGAGGCCCGTGCGCGCCATCGACTACATCTACGCGACCATCACGGTCCAGGTTTGA
- the hemN gene encoding oxygen-independent coproporphyrinogen III oxidase — MEPRLDVPTPSEELLSRYNVAGPRYTSYPTAPEWRGDFGSDALSERLSIAGTRDGAEPLSLYVHLPFCRSLCWYCGCNVVISKDAGAADRYIDHLVMELDLVAERLGARRGLSQIHWGGGTPTFLSEAQLERLWTELTRRFTPQPDAEVAIEVHPALTTPGQLSLLRRLGFNRVSMGLQDFDPLVQQVTNRLQTPEQTRALLEHARALGFTGVNFDLIYGLPHQTAARWATTLETVLAMRPDRLAVYSFAFMPDVLKHQKRMPADALPGARAKLDLFRAAYEAFVKAGYHPIGMDHFAVPEDELARAQSERRLGRNFQGYTVKAASDVVALGSTGISDVGGAYAQNVRPLPAYYARVAGGRLATERGIALTDDDRRRRAVITQLMCNFWTDLGDDGARYFAPELERLRPFEDDGLVVRSGTQLELTALGRLFVRNVAMVFDAYLSRAARPRFSRTV; from the coding sequence ATGGAACCCCGCCTCGACGTCCCCACGCCCTCCGAGGAACTGCTCAGCCGGTACAACGTCGCCGGTCCCCGCTACACCAGCTATCCCACCGCCCCCGAGTGGCGGGGTGACTTCGGCTCCGACGCCCTCTCCGAGCGGCTGAGCATCGCCGGCACCCGGGATGGCGCGGAGCCGCTCTCGCTCTACGTCCACCTGCCGTTCTGCCGCAGCCTCTGCTGGTACTGCGGCTGCAACGTGGTCATCAGCAAGGACGCGGGCGCGGCGGACCGGTACATCGACCACCTGGTGATGGAGCTGGACCTGGTGGCGGAGCGGCTCGGCGCCCGGCGCGGCCTGTCGCAAATCCACTGGGGCGGCGGCACGCCCACCTTCCTCTCCGAGGCGCAGCTCGAGCGGCTGTGGACGGAGCTCACCCGCCGCTTCACACCGCAGCCGGACGCGGAGGTGGCCATTGAAGTCCACCCCGCGCTGACGACACCGGGACAGCTCTCGCTCTTGCGGCGGCTGGGCTTCAACCGCGTGTCCATGGGCCTGCAGGACTTCGACCCGTTGGTGCAGCAGGTGACGAACCGGCTCCAGACGCCAGAGCAGACGCGGGCCCTGCTGGAGCACGCGCGCGCGCTGGGCTTCACCGGCGTGAACTTCGACCTCATCTACGGCCTGCCTCACCAAACCGCGGCGCGCTGGGCCACCACGCTGGAGACGGTGCTTGCCATGCGTCCGGACCGGCTGGCCGTCTACTCCTTCGCGTTCATGCCGGACGTGCTGAAGCACCAGAAGCGCATGCCCGCGGACGCGCTGCCCGGTGCCCGCGCGAAGCTGGACCTGTTCCGCGCTGCCTACGAGGCCTTCGTGAAGGCGGGCTACCACCCCATCGGCATGGACCACTTCGCGGTGCCCGAGGACGAGCTGGCGCGTGCCCAGTCCGAGCGCCGGCTGGGCCGCAACTTCCAGGGCTACACCGTGAAGGCCGCGTCGGACGTGGTGGCGCTGGGCAGCACCGGCATCAGCGACGTGGGCGGCGCATATGCCCAGAACGTGCGGCCGCTGCCCGCCTATTACGCGCGCGTGGCCGGGGGGCGGCTGGCCACCGAGCGAGGCATCGCCCTCACCGACGATGACCGGCGGCGCCGCGCCGTCATCACCCAGCTCATGTGCAACTTCTGGACGGACCTGGGCGACGACGGCGCGCGGTACTTCGCACCCGAGCTGGAGCGGCTGCGCCCCTTCGAGGACGACGGGCTGGTGGTCCGCTCCGGCACGCAACTCGAGTTGACGGCGCTGGGCCGCCTCTTCGTGCGCAACGTGGCGATGGTGTTCGACGCCTATCTCTCCCGGGCCGCCAGGCCCCGCTTCTCCCGGACGGTATGA
- a CDS encoding hemerythrin domain-containing protein, giving the protein MDALDVLNQEHRQIQHVLDVLTLAVERGRRGEFVSASLFLRAANFFRTYVDGSHHAKEMVLFQTMLVHRLPLSPGLLSQVTGEHGTGSEQALALQRAAEVTLREGVDPGGMLDAADAYLQLQRGHTTAEETQVFPLARRLLPAAVLERMRTRFARIEASHGPMSEAVEALERAFAPARPSWPGLLAGVRSF; this is encoded by the coding sequence ATGGATGCGTTGGATGTGTTGAACCAGGAGCACCGGCAGATACAGCACGTGCTGGACGTGCTGACCCTCGCGGTGGAGCGCGGACGCAGGGGCGAGTTCGTCTCCGCGTCGCTCTTCCTGCGGGCCGCGAACTTCTTCCGCACGTACGTGGATGGAAGCCACCACGCGAAGGAGATGGTGCTCTTCCAGACGATGCTCGTGCACCGGCTGCCGCTGTCCCCGGGGCTGCTGTCGCAGGTGACGGGCGAGCACGGCACGGGCAGCGAGCAGGCCCTGGCGCTCCAGCGCGCGGCGGAGGTGACGCTGCGCGAAGGCGTGGACCCGGGGGGGATGCTCGACGCGGCCGACGCGTACCTCCAATTGCAGCGGGGCCACACCACCGCGGAGGAGACGCAGGTGTTTCCCCTCGCACGCCGGCTGCTCCCCGCCGCCGTGCTGGAGCGCATGCGCACGCGCTTCGCCCGCATCGAGGCCTCGCATGGCCCGATGTCCGAGGCCGTGGAGGCACTGGAGCGCGCCTTCGCTCCGGCCCGTCCCTCCTGGCCGGGGTTGCTGGCTGGCGTGCGCTCGTTCTGA
- a CDS encoding peroxiredoxin family protein, producing the protein MGRRERITGTTLRRWVLAGALLAATAVGAMPGPGETLPDFTTKDLLNAPHRSSELKGRPTLLVVITDKDGGDAMQKWFDTAGTRVPDSVHRASILTFKLPFFVGTGTAQGKARQKVPQQFWGDTWLDKNGDMAKALGLDSSRTPYAFALDAQGRVVAAVHGDADAPEAQSVWKALTGG; encoded by the coding sequence ATGGGACGACGAGAGAGAATCACGGGGACGACGCTGAGGCGCTGGGTGCTGGCGGGCGCGCTGCTCGCCGCCACTGCCGTGGGAGCCATGCCCGGGCCCGGCGAGACGCTGCCCGACTTCACCACCAAGGACCTCCTGAACGCGCCCCACCGGAGCAGCGAATTGAAGGGGCGGCCCACGCTGCTGGTCGTCATCACCGACAAGGACGGTGGCGATGCGATGCAGAAGTGGTTCGACACCGCGGGGACACGCGTACCCGACTCGGTCCACCGCGCGTCCATCCTCACCTTCAAGCTCCCCTTCTTCGTGGGCACCGGCACCGCGCAGGGCAAGGCCCGGCAGAAGGTGCCCCAGCAGTTCTGGGGGGACACGTGGCTGGACAAGAACGGCGACATGGCGAAGGCCCTGGGGCTGGACTCCAGCCGCACGCCCTACGCCTTCGCGCTCGATGCCCAGGGACGCGTGGTGGCCGCCGTCCACGGCGACGCCGATGCGCCGGAAGCACAGTCCGTGTGGAAGGCCCTCACCGGAGGCTGA
- a CDS encoding DUF2378 family protein, with amino-acid sequence MAAEQKVVFAHTVEGLFVQALADQLTPAAKERLKAAGLDLSQAFAPAYPEEQFHRWVRIAAEEVHPGVPSDEALQRVGESLVTGYEKTLMGKAVMATVRILGPKRALERTTHNFRSATNYLEAKLKQVEGSPDTYEMVINETSGVPRYFSGIMLQALRVAGATAGRVDIVHEDGGACTYRIQWT; translated from the coding sequence ATGGCAGCAGAGCAGAAGGTCGTATTCGCACACACCGTTGAAGGCCTCTTCGTCCAGGCGCTGGCGGACCAGCTGACCCCCGCCGCGAAGGAGCGGCTGAAGGCCGCGGGGCTGGATTTGAGCCAGGCCTTCGCGCCCGCCTACCCCGAGGAGCAGTTCCACCGCTGGGTGCGAATCGCCGCGGAGGAGGTGCACCCCGGCGTGCCGTCCGACGAGGCCCTGCAGCGGGTGGGCGAGTCGCTGGTGACGGGCTACGAGAAGACGCTGATGGGCAAGGCCGTCATGGCCACGGTGCGCATCCTCGGCCCGAAGCGGGCGCTGGAGCGCACGACGCACAACTTCCGCTCGGCGACGAACTACCTGGAGGCGAAGCTGAAGCAGGTGGAGGGCAGCCCCGACACCTACGAGATGGTCATCAACGAGACGAGCGGCGTGCCCCGCTACTTCAGCGGCATCATGCTCCAGGCGCTGCGCGTCGCGGGCGCCACGGCCGGCCGCGTGGACATCGTCCACGAGGACGGTGGCGCCTGCACCTACCGCATCCAGTGGACCTGA
- a CDS encoding DUF4476 domain-containing protein: MKALAIAVAILTASSAFAANEPQSTELRRSPPPGRPMPQPPPPARNLAAVDREELTARMARLEKLLEELEGRIDNRGDGRNKLRRAQETLDSMQQFVAEAPPVGAVYPTPSPAPQPPPPPAPVVRPIPDGQFKRLSEAVAKENFAEDKMRVLKMAAGDNYFLISHVGQLIEFFPFSQDKLTVVRELKPRILDPENGYQLYGAFSFSSDKKRLQEILAQR; this comes from the coding sequence ATGAAGGCCCTCGCCATCGCCGTCGCCATCCTCACCGCTTCGTCCGCGTTCGCCGCAAACGAGCCGCAGTCCACCGAGCTGCGCCGCTCCCCGCCCCCGGGCCGCCCCATGCCGCAGCCTCCTCCGCCCGCGCGCAACCTGGCCGCGGTGGACCGCGAGGAGCTCACCGCCCGCATGGCCCGCCTGGAGAAGCTGCTGGAGGAGCTCGAGGGCCGCATCGACAACCGCGGCGACGGCCGCAACAAGCTGCGCCGCGCGCAGGAGACGCTGGACTCGATGCAGCAGTTCGTCGCCGAGGCCCCGCCCGTGGGCGCCGTCTACCCCACGCCGTCGCCGGCCCCGCAGCCCCCGCCCCCGCCCGCGCCGGTGGTCCGCCCCATTCCGGACGGCCAGTTCAAGCGCCTGAGCGAGGCGGTGGCCAAGGAGAACTTCGCCGAGGACAAGATGCGCGTGCTCAAGATGGCCGCCGGTGACAACTACTTCCTCATCTCCCACGTGGGGCAGCTCATCGAGTTCTTCCCCTTCTCGCAGGACAAGCTCACCGTGGTGCGCGAGCTGAAGCCGCGCATCCTCGACCCGGAGAACGGCTACCAGCTCTACGGCGCCTTCTCCTTCTCCAGCGACAAGAAGCGCCTCCAGGAAATCCTCGCGCAGCGTTGA
- a CDS encoding M28 family peptidase, producing the protein MGRGRLWTGIAVAVLAAVGLARAWGGGGTREPAPVVPPTRASSAVEAGTLRAHVRMLSETFHPRDSRHPENLERAADYIAEHLAQAGGQVASQPFRVDGRAYRNVIARFGPEGGERLVVGAHYDSVHGTPGADDNASGVAALLGLAVLLGQQAPPLRVDLVAYTLEEPPYFSTGQMGSAVHARSLKEAGVKVRGMLALEMLGVYSDAPDSQDYPLPVLRLRYPDTGHFIGVVGLPGDGGLNERVAEAMRAGSPLPVESLSAPAGLPGVALSDHASFWEQGYRAVMVTDTAFFRNPRYHTADDTWDTLDYARMAQAVQGVYAAVRTLASGPLPGN; encoded by the coding sequence ATGGGACGCGGTCGGCTGTGGACCGGAATCGCAGTCGCGGTGCTCGCGGCGGTGGGGCTGGCACGGGCGTGGGGAGGCGGTGGCACACGTGAGCCCGCCCCCGTCGTCCCGCCCACGCGGGCCAGTTCCGCGGTGGAGGCGGGGACGCTGAGGGCCCACGTGCGCATGCTCTCGGAGACCTTCCACCCGCGCGACTCACGTCACCCGGAGAACCTGGAGCGCGCCGCGGACTACATCGCGGAGCACCTGGCTCAGGCGGGCGGGCAGGTGGCGTCCCAGCCCTTCCGCGTGGACGGGCGCGCCTACCGCAACGTCATCGCCCGCTTCGGGCCGGAAGGCGGCGAGCGGCTCGTCGTCGGCGCGCACTACGACTCCGTCCACGGCACGCCCGGCGCGGACGACAACGCCAGCGGCGTGGCCGCGCTGCTGGGACTGGCCGTGCTGCTGGGCCAGCAGGCGCCGCCCCTGCGCGTGGACCTGGTGGCCTACACGCTGGAGGAGCCGCCGTACTTCAGCACCGGGCAGATGGGCAGCGCTGTACACGCGCGCTCGCTGAAGGAGGCCGGCGTGAAGGTGCGCGGCATGCTCGCGCTGGAGATGCTGGGCGTCTACAGCGACGCGCCGGACAGCCAGGACTACCCCCTCCCCGTGCTCCGGCTGCGCTACCCGGACACGGGCCACTTCATCGGCGTGGTGGGCCTGCCAGGGGACGGCGGACTCAACGAGCGGGTGGCGGAGGCGATGCGCGCGGGCAGCCCCCTGCCGGTGGAGAGCCTCAGCGCGCCCGCCGGGCTGCCAGGGGTGGCCCTCTCGGACCACGCCAGCTTCTGGGAGCAGGGCTACCGGGCCGTCATGGTGACGGACACGGCCTTCTTCCGGAACCCGCGCTACCACACCGCGGACGATACGTGGGACACGCTTGACTACGCGCGTATGGCCCAAGCCGTCCAGGGGGTGTATGCCGCGGTCAGGACGCTGGCCTCGGGCCCGCTCCCCGGGAATTGA
- a CDS encoding 2,3-bisphosphoglycerate-dependent phosphoglycerate mutase, whose protein sequence is MPTLALVRHGQSLWNHENRFTGFVDVPLTDQGRDEARLAAKALQGLKFDVAYTSVLTRAQETLAIILDALGQRIPVIRDAALNERHYGDLQGLNKADAAKEFGEQQVKLWRRSYDIPPPNGESLAMTAKRVLPFYDRAIAGDLRLGKHVLVVAHGNSNRSLVMKLDALTGEQVVGLELATGVPLVYEISPAGEVLSKRLPVP, encoded by the coding sequence ATGCCCACCCTCGCCCTCGTCCGACACGGTCAGTCCCTCTGGAACCATGAGAACCGCTTCACCGGCTTCGTGGACGTGCCCCTCACCGACCAGGGGCGCGACGAGGCCCGGCTCGCGGCCAAGGCGCTCCAGGGACTGAAGTTCGACGTCGCCTACACCTCCGTCCTCACCCGCGCGCAGGAGACGCTCGCCATCATCCTGGACGCGCTCGGCCAGCGCATCCCCGTCATCCGCGACGCCGCCCTCAACGAGCGCCACTACGGTGACCTGCAGGGGCTCAACAAGGCCGACGCGGCGAAGGAGTTCGGCGAGCAGCAGGTGAAGCTGTGGCGCCGCTCCTACGACATTCCCCCGCCCAACGGCGAGTCACTGGCGATGACGGCGAAGCGCGTGCTGCCCTTCTACGACCGCGCCATCGCCGGGGATTTGCGCCTGGGCAAGCACGTGCTGGTGGTGGCGCACGGCAACTCCAACCGCTCGCTGGTGATGAAGCTGGACGCGCTCACCGGCGAGCAGGTGGTGGGGCTGGAGCTGGCCACCGGCGTCCCCCTCGTCTACGAAATCTCCCCCGCGGGCGAGGTGCTGTCCAAGCGCCTGCCCGTGCCCTGA
- a CDS encoding YaiI/YqxD family protein yields MKIWVDADACPGPVRDILLRASQRLKVPTVFVANRALSLPRSELVSTVQVGAGLDVADQHIAASAQKGDLAVTQDIPLAALLVPRGVVVLDPRGELFTEENISERLSVRNFMQELRESGVQTGGPSGFNAQDRQQFASALDRELTRLLRKPPV; encoded by the coding sequence ATGAAAATCTGGGTCGATGCCGATGCCTGCCCCGGGCCCGTCCGGGACATCCTGCTGCGCGCGTCACAGCGCCTCAAGGTCCCCACCGTGTTCGTGGCCAACCGCGCCCTGTCGCTGCCGCGCTCGGAGCTGGTCTCCACGGTGCAGGTGGGCGCCGGGCTGGACGTGGCGGACCAGCACATCGCCGCCTCGGCGCAGAAGGGGGACCTGGCCGTCACGCAGGACATTCCCCTGGCCGCGCTGCTGGTGCCCCGGGGCGTGGTGGTGCTGGACCCGCGCGGGGAGCTGTTCACCGAGGAGAACATCTCCGAGCGCCTGTCCGTGCGGAACTTCATGCAGGAGCTGCGCGAGAGCGGGGTGCAGACGGGAGGCCCCAGCGGCTTCAACGCGCAGGACCGCCAGCAGTTCGCCTCGGCCCTGGACCGGGAGCTGACGCGGCTGCTGCGCAAGCCGCCAGTGTAG